In Campylobacter vicugnae, a genomic segment contains:
- the pseB gene encoding UDP-N-acetylglucosamine 4,6-dehydratase (inverting), giving the protein MFNNKNILITGGTGSFGKKYTQILLKNYKPNKIIIYSRDELKQYEMASEFSHSSMRYFIGDVRDESRLNTAMNGVDFVIHAAAMKHVPIAEYNPMECIKTNIHGAQNVINASLKNRVEKVIALSTDKACNPVNLYGATKLASDKLFIAANNIAGQSPTRFSVVRYGNVVGSRGSVVPLFKKLIENGAKELPITDERMTRFWITLEDGVKFVLKNFERMHGGELFIPKIPSMKITDLAATLAPNLPIKLIGIRPGEKLHEIMISADDTLHSLEFDDHYVITPSIRFYDKETDFAINKLGQKGSSIKSGFEYRSDNNTQWLNQQSLKEMIERI; this is encoded by the coding sequence GTGTTTAATAATAAAAATATTCTTATAACTGGCGGTACTGGTAGCTTTGGTAAAAAATATACTCAAATTCTACTAAAAAACTACAAACCAAATAAAATAATAATCTATTCAAGAGATGAATTAAAACAGTATGAAATGGCTAGCGAATTCTCTCACTCATCTATGCGTTACTTTATAGGCGATGTGCGAGATGAGAGTAGATTAAACACTGCTATGAACGGAGTTGATTTTGTAATTCATGCAGCTGCAATGAAGCATGTGCCAATTGCTGAATACAATCCAATGGAGTGTATCAAAACCAATATCCACGGCGCACAAAATGTAATTAATGCTAGTTTAAAAAATAGGGTTGAAAAGGTAATTGCCCTAAGCACCGATAAAGCTTGCAATCCTGTAAATTTATATGGTGCTACAAAACTAGCAAGCGATAAGCTATTTATAGCTGCAAATAATATCGCAGGTCAAAGCCCAACTAGATTTAGCGTAGTTAGATATGGCAATGTAGTTGGTTCTAGAGGCTCAGTAGTGCCACTATTTAAAAAATTAATAGAAAACGGCGCAAAAGAATTACCAATTACTGATGAGAGAATGACTAGATTTTGGATTACACTTGAAGATGGGGTTAAATTTGTTCTTAAAAATTTTGAAAGAATGCACGGCGGAGAGCTATTCATTCCAAAAATTCCATCAATGAAAATTACCGATTTAGCTGCTACTTTAGCTCCTAATCTTCCTATAAAACTTATTGGAATTCGTCCAGGCGAGAAGCTACATGAGATAATGATAAGTGCTGATGATACACTTCATAGTTTAGAATTTGATGATCATTATGTTATTACGCCATCTATTAGGTTTTATGATAAAGAGACTGATTTTGCTATAAACAAACTTGGTCAAAAGGGTAGCTCTATAAAAAGTGGTTTTGAATATCGCTCTGATAATAACACCCAATGGCTAAACCAACAATCCTTAAAAGAGATGATAGAGAGGATCTAA
- a CDS encoding metal ABC transporter permease, translating to MQNALIAGILVSIACGVIGSLIVINKMTFIAGGVAHGAYGGIGIAFFLGASPLFGAAGFAVAIGLLIAFISDQNRDRIDSVIGAIWAFGMAIGIIFVDLSPGYNADLMSYLFGSILAVSNEDLVFMGILDIVFVIFALLFYTQICAFCFDSEFAKLRGVNVSFLYYLMSALIALCVVSTIRVVGLILVIALLSIPPYIAEKFSPNLATMMILSAILSAVFISFGLMLSYYFDLTSGAAIIAVATVVFFVVEFFKRG from the coding sequence ATGCAAAATGCCTTAATAGCTGGAATTTTAGTTAGTATTGCGTGTGGAGTGATTGGTTCATTAATTGTGATAAACAAAATGACTTTTATAGCCGGAGGCGTAGCTCATGGTGCCTATGGTGGAATTGGTATTGCATTTTTTTTAGGCGCTTCTCCACTATTTGGTGCAGCTGGATTTGCTGTGGCTATTGGGCTACTTATCGCATTTATTAGTGATCAAAATAGAGATAGAATCGATAGCGTGATTGGTGCTATTTGGGCATTTGGTATGGCTATTGGTATTATTTTTGTAGATCTTAGCCCTGGATATAATGCAGATTTAATGAGTTATCTATTTGGCTCAATTTTGGCTGTAAGCAATGAAGATCTTGTATTTATGGGAATTTTAGATATTGTATTTGTGATTTTTGCACTGCTATTTTATACTCAAATTTGTGCTTTTTGTTTTGATAGTGAATTTGCAAAACTTCGTGGAGTTAATGTTAGCTTTTTATACTATTTAATGAGCGCTCTTATTGCTCTTTGTGTGGTTAGCACTATTAGAGTTGTAGGGCTTATTTTAGTTATTGCGTTGCTTAGCATTCCGCCATATATTGCTGAGAAATTTAGTCCAAATTTAGCCACTATGATGATTTTATCAGCGATTTTATCAGCAGTTTTTATATCATTTGGATTGATGCTTAGCTACTATTTTGATCTTACTAGTGGAGCAGCAATTATCGCAGTAGCTACTGTGGTGTTTTTTGTTGTGGAGTTTTTTAAAAGAGGATGA
- a CDS encoding metal ABC transporter ATP-binding protein, translated as MKIEIENLSFGYDNSNIFENLNFSYHSNDFLAIIGPNGGGKSTLLRLMLGIIEPKSGKISIDSKSPKLAKELIGYVPQHIPVNKTFPMSVLEVVLMGRLRGGLFKFYSKADKNMAMQALEMVGMKEFSSRGIGALSGGQRQRVYIARALVSGARILMLDEPTASIDTQGQAQIYSALKEINQANVGVIAISHDINMAMNFATKVAYVNGGSVVFHDISNLDNREFINHLSKNHTHFCDVELALNSCGCASHKEK; from the coding sequence ATGAAAATAGAGATTGAAAATTTAAGCTTTGGCTATGATAATAGTAATATTTTTGAGAATTTAAATTTTAGTTATCACAGCAATGATTTTTTAGCTATTATTGGCCCAAATGGTGGTGGCAAAAGCACACTTTTGCGTCTTATGCTTGGGATTATTGAACCAAAATCAGGCAAGATAAGTATAGATTCTAAATCTCCAAAGCTAGCCAAAGAGCTAATTGGCTATGTACCACAACATATTCCGGTTAATAAAACCTTTCCAATGAGTGTTTTAGAGGTTGTATTAATGGGAAGATTGCGTGGCGGATTGTTTAAATTTTACTCAAAAGCAGATAAAAATATGGCTATGCAAGCTCTTGAAATGGTAGGAATGAAGGAGTTTAGCTCTAGAGGAATTGGCGCATTAAGTGGCGGACAAAGACAAAGAGTCTATATAGCAAGAGCCTTAGTAAGCGGAGCTAGGATTTTAATGCTAGATGAGCCAACAGCAAGTATAGATACTCAAGGACAAGCCCAAATTTACTCAGCACTAAAAGAGATAAATCAAGCAAATGTAGGCGTAATAGCTATTAGTCATGATATTAATATGGCTATGAATTTTGCTACTAAAGTCGCCTATGTAAATGGTGGAAGCGTGGTATTTCACGATATTTCAAATTTAGACAATAGAGAGTTTATAAACCATCTTAGTAAAAATCATACACATTTTTGCGATGTTGAGCTTGCGCTTAATAGCTGTGGCTGTGCTTCGCATAAGGAGAAGTAG
- a CDS encoding metal ABC transporter solute-binding protein, Zn/Mn family: MIRLGLILMILTGVILAKPVVTTSILPTAFFVERIGGNDIEVNSIVRANADPHSFEPKVSDMKKLELSNIFFAVGIEYEDVWLDKFSKAYPNLKIIKTQGENIKYNKISHHNHDHHHDHHDHSHDEFDTHIWLDPIMVKDQAKIIAQALSQKYPQNAKIYSQNLDKFLQDIDKLDAYIKDSLKDIKNRKFMVFHPSWGYFAKRYHLTQIAIESGGKEPKPAALARLIKKANQEDIKVIFVSPGFSQKSAQLIAEQTGAKLIEIDHLSKDWLNNMYKIAQIFKNSL, translated from the coding sequence ATGATTAGATTAGGTTTGATTTTGATGATTTTAACTGGAGTGATTTTGGCTAAACCAGTAGTTACTACTAGTATTTTGCCAACAGCATTTTTTGTAGAGCGTATTGGTGGAAATGATATTGAAGTCAATAGTATTGTAAGGGCAAATGCTGATCCGCACTCATTTGAACCAAAAGTAAGTGATATGAAAAAGCTAGAACTTAGCAATATATTTTTTGCTGTTGGAATAGAGTATGAAGATGTTTGGCTAGATAAATTTAGCAAAGCATATCCAAATTTAAAAATCATAAAAACTCAAGGTGAAAATATAAAATATAATAAAATTAGCCATCACAATCATGACCATCATCATGATCATCATGACCATAGCCATGACGAGTTTGATACTCATATCTGGCTTGATCCTATAATGGTAAAAGACCAGGCTAAGATCATAGCCCAAGCTCTAAGCCAAAAATATCCACAAAACGCTAAAATATATAGCCAAAATTTAGATAAATTTCTTCAAGATATCGATAAATTAGACGCATATATAAAAGATAGTCTAAAAGATATAAAAAATAGAAAATTTATGGTTTTTCATCCTTCGTGGGGTTATTTTGCTAAGAGATATCATCTAACTCAAATCGCTATAGAATCAGGCGGCAAAGAGCCTAAACCTGCAGCTTTGGCAAGGTTGATTAAAAAGGCTAATCAAGAAGATATTAAAGTGATATTTGTCTCACCAGGATTTAGTCAAAAATCAGCCCAGTTAATCGCAGAACAAACCGGTGCTAAGTTGATAGAGATAGACCATCTCTCAAAAGATTGGCTAAATAATATGTATAAAATTGCTCAAATATTTAAAAATTCGCTATGA
- a CDS encoding class I SAM-dependent methyltransferase, whose product MQEIWNKKSKTYPKFSPIMRPFEANFFAFLTQCGVDFTNKSVIDIGAGTGVYSLHLAKMSKDILALDLSDAMLEILNLSAKEHSINNIQTLHGTIKSVENQKFDIAFLTMSPALKSDEDFEIFYNLANEHIYMNWLKPRKSDLLELFMDSSSRADMATPVARLEKFLNSKGVNIKSKILNENRSSTRSVDDMVENLAWHLEISGQNYTKDQIKDRIKNLANGDLITENITTCVKVMIF is encoded by the coding sequence ATGCAAGAGATTTGGAATAAAAAGTCCAAAACATATCCTAAATTTAGCCCTATTATGCGTCCATTTGAGGCTAATTTTTTTGCTTTTTTAACTCAATGCGGTGTAGATTTTACAAATAAAAGCGTTATAGATATTGGTGCTGGCACTGGTGTTTATAGCTTGCATTTAGCTAAAATGAGTAAAGATATTCTAGCTTTAGACCTTAGCGATGCGATGCTAGAGATATTAAATTTAAGTGCTAAAGAGCATAGCATAAATAATATCCAAACACTTCATGGCACAATAAAAAGTGTTGAAAATCAAAAATTTGATATAGCATTTTTAACTATGTCGCCAGCACTTAAAAGCGATGAAGATTTTGAAATATTTTATAATCTTGCTAACGAGCATATATATATGAATTGGCTAAAGCCTAGAAAATCTGATCTATTGGAGCTTTTTATGGATTCATCTAGTAGAGCTGATATGGCAACGCCTGTAGCTAGACTTGAAAAATTTTTAAACTCTAAAGGTGTTAATATTAAATCAAAAATATTAAATGAAAATAGAAGCTCTACAAGAAGCGTAGATGATATGGTAGAAAATTTAGCCTGGCATCTAGAAATAAGTGGTCAAAACTACACAAAAGATCAGATAAAAGATCGGATAAAAAACCTAGCAAATGGTGATTTAATCACTGAAAATATCACCACTTGCGTGAAAGTTATGATATTTTGA